A segment of the Candidatus Poribacteria bacterium genome:
ACTGTGAGCGCGATAAGCAAATGGTCGAGCGTTTTGTTGTTCATTGCTTGGCGTAAGATATGACTTACAAGCCCATATTGGAATATGGGTGTGTTCAATTTGCCTCTTGTATTACGACTGATTTTGATTGTTAAAGACTGCTCTAAAGTATGAATGAAAACTTTACCAGCGACGCATCAGCAGCCATGTTAAGTATATCAAATCCTCACTGTGCTTTCAAATTAAAAGAGTGAAGAAAACGTCCACTATAAGCATAACTTGGCGGTTAAAGCGGTTGAAAATTTTGGTGATAAATTGTGCGCAATGTGCTATGCTATCACAATAGATTTCTGTATCGCAAGTTTCGACGGGGCAAAATCGGAGGAGGGACACAATGGCGAATCAACTCAAAGTCGGAATCGTTGGAGCGCACCGCGGCAGCTCTTACGTAGCACCTTTTAAAGCAATAGCAGAAACCGATCTGACGGCAGTCTGTGACATCAATGAAGAGACGCTTCAAAGTGCTTCAGAACGCTTTGATATCCCACAACAGTTTACAGATTATACAGCAATGCTGGACGCAGTGGATCTTGTTGTGCTTGCTACACCGGAGAATCTACACGTGCCACAGTCGATCGAAGCGTTAGAAGCCGGAAAACACGTCATCAGCGAAGTAACCGCTGCCGTCAACTTAGAGGAATGCTACGACTTAGTTCGGGCGGTTCGGAAGGCATCTGCGAAGTACACAATGGCTGAAAACACGTGTTACTCCAAGCCAAACGTGCTCATCCGCAGCATGGTGGAGGCGGGCATGTTCGGCGATGTCTATTTTGGAGAGGGTGAGTATCTCCACAACATTAAGTCGCTCCATCACGATGCAGAGGGTAATCCGACATGGCGCTACTACTGGCAGGTCGGCATTAATCGGTGCAACTACGCGACGCATAGTCTCGGTCCGGTGCTTCAGTGGTTTGGTAGTCGTGTCGCGAGTGTTTGTTGCCTTGGGACTGGCACTAACACCGATCCCGAACACGCGATGGAAGATACCGTGATGATGCTTTGCAAAACAGATTGTGGTGGGCTTATTAAGATTCGGATTGATATGCTCTCGAACCGACCGGCGAATTCGTATTTCAGTTTGCAGGGAACAAAAGGGTGTTATGAGGGTTCACGTGGGTTGGGTGCGGCACCGAAACTCTGGCTGAGTGAATTCGGAGTGACCGAACAGTGGAGACCGCTCTCCCAATTTGAAGACCTTCTGCCTGAACGGTGGAAAAATCCGCCTGCTGAGGCTGAGAATGCTGGCGACCTCGGTGAGTATTTCAAGGTCCGGGATTTTGTCGATAGCATCCTCACGGATACAAACCCACCGCTGGATGTCTATACGGCGATGGATTTTACGGTGCCGGGTCTGGTTTCGGAGCAATCCATTGCGAACGGTGGCGCACCGATGGAAGTTCCAGACTTCAGGGAAATTGAATAACAGATTAGATTCAGGAACAACCTGCTCTATTCTTCTTCTTCTACAGGAGAGAAAACAAGCCCACAGCTACTGCAGCGGTATCCACTTTCTGGCTTCGATTCCACAACAGGGAAAAGCATTCCGCAACAGATCGGACAAGGCTCGTCAATTTCCATTTCGGCTTGTTCTATTTCACCAGAGCGGTTTTCAAATTCAACGATCACGGGTGTCCTCCTCTTGATCAGCAACCGCAACGCGCGTATAGATGTCCCGCAAGGATATCTTGCAGCCGATTGAAATGAGTGACATCACATCTTCGGGAGCGCAAAATTCTGTGCGCTTCCAGTGTTGATCTTGTCGCCGATAATGTTCAACGCAGAATCTGTACTGTGAGACAAGAATGTAGTCTTGCAGCGACGTAAGTTGCTGATAGTGTTCAAATTTCTCTCCTCGGTCGTATGCTGCAGTGGAAGGAGAAAGCACCTCTACGATAACAATCGAGTTCAGAAGTGTGTCGTAAACATCATCTTCAAAGCGGGGTTCACCGCAGGCAACAACGACATCTGGATAGAAGTAGGCTACTGGACTCGGTTGCACGCGCATATCGCTGGAATGGACTTCACAATCTGATCCCACTAATTGGTTGTAAAGTGTATTGGATATATCGCCTGTGATAAGACTATGGACGCGGCTTGCCCCAGACATTGCAAATATCTGCCCGTTGAGGTACTCACTTTTGTGCAGTGCCTTTCGTTCTTGAGTAATGTATTCCTCAGGGGTAAAGAGGGTTTGTGCCGGAAGAGATGCCATGCGTATTGCCTTGAATAGAAGTAATGTTAACAACATGATACCGCATTTTTAGGCAAAAGTCAATCTTTTTGTCTATGCTGTTCAGGACGATTTAATATCTCGGTAGGGTTGGATCGATTTCTGCTGCCCACTGGTCAATCCCGCCGATAAGGTTCTTTGCATCCGTAAGCCCATTTTGTTGCAGATAAGCGACAGCATAGAGACTACGTTGTCCATGATGGCAGTAAACAACAATTTCCTGGTCCTGTGGCAGACTATCTATGTGGTTCGGCAGCGTGTTGAGCGGTATCAACCGCGCGCCTTCAAGATGCACAATGTCGTATTCGCTCTGCTCACGGACATCCAACAATAAGACAGATTCGTTCGCGTCGAGTCTCTGTTTCAATTCTTGTGGTGAGATTTCAGGAAGTGATGGCGTTGTCTGCATTGTTTAGTTTTCTTCCTCCGTTTGAATAAGTGGTAAAGGCGCGCATTCTGGACAAGGACATGTCTCACGCAGGACTTCAAATGGATAGATGCCGGTAGCGTGTCCATCATTCCAACTGAATTGGAGTGCGTAGCGACCAACTAACTGGACATCGAGGGGTTGGATATCGTCCGAGACCTCAATCAGTGTTACGTCTCCGTCGCCTTGCGGTGCAAAAAGAGAATGGACATCCCGACCTTTATGCCGGATGATGGCGCATTCGGCACACGGACACATTTGTCGGAGATAGGTGTATGGATACCAACTGACATGCCCGTCTTTCCATTCAATTTGGAAGGCGGTGTCATGTTTCTTGAGGAGTTTTGGACTTTTTTCAACTATTGTCATGGCACTGATGGTTTATACCAAATTGAGAGGATCTGAAAATATGAAAAAAAATAGTGTGTAAGTGTCAAACACAAAATTTGATGCAAGTGCTATAGGAAAACTTATAGTATTTTCAAAAGAACACTGATTCTTTGTAAAACAGCATCTACAGTCTCCGTATGTAAGGAACAAATATACTCTGCGTTTCTTGCTCGCCAATCCATAGTCCGAATCTGATCTGGAAGAATAAACCCGTTTACTTCTAACCCTTCAGGAATCGCAATTGCAAATGGATTTCTCTGTTGTCTTGTACTACTTCGAGTAATTGGACAGAGTACAACCAAACTGGTTTTATCGTTAAAATCTTTGGTAGTTAAAACAACAGCAGGGCGACGACCAGCTTGTTCATGTCCAGCTTGAGGATTGAAGTCAATCCACACCACATCTCCGCGTAGTGGAACGTTTGTTAATCCTACCATACCTCATTACCGACCGGCGGGTCAGTGTCTATCTCATCATGTGAACTGTTTTCTTTCACCTGGTCTAGTAGATCTTTCAGTGTATAGTCGGGGCGTTTCAACGGATAACTCCCTTTTTCCGTTCGCGGGGGACCAAATGGAGCAGCTTTTGCTTTATTGCTATTTGCGTTATCCTCCGATATTTGTGCCAATAGGTCCTCTAACGTATAGTCCGGACGTTTTATAGAATCGCTCCCTTTTTCGTTACGAGGCGGTCCAAACTCACTTACTTTTTTTTCTGCTGGTGCCTGATCTGTCTGTTCACGGTTAATGAACTGTTGATAACCGAGGAATGCTATCACGATCAGACATTCAGTGAAAGTAAACGTTTTTTTTGACATAATATTCTCCTTATATGTGTGCCTACAAAGCACATCTATTGGAGATTGGCTGATAACCTACTTAAAAGATACCGAGTTCGTCCCTTGCGTCTTCAGTCATCATTTCGGGGGTCCAACGCGGGTTCCACACTACATTAACATTGACTTCGTCAACGCCGTCGAGTTGCTGTGTAACGTGCTGGGTGCCGTTGACAATCTGTCCACCAGCAGGACACCCTGGACTCGTTAAGGTCATGGTAATATCCACAGTCGTGTCGTTGATATCCACGCCGTAGATAAGCCCCATATCAACGATGTTGATGCCAATTTCCGGGTCAATAATTTCTTTAATAGATTCCAATACAGATTCTTCTGTTACCATTCTGATTTCCTCCTATAAGACAAATAACCAATCAGTCAACACTAATCAAAATATCATCATCCTCAATTTTGACGGTGTAGCATTCAATGGCTTCGACAGCAGGCATACAGAGCGGCTCGCCGGTTTTGACGCAAAAACGTGCGCCGTGCCGTGGACATTCTATCTCGCCGCCGTTGAGAAAACCTTCAGCTAAGGGACCGCCATCATGCGTGCAAACGTCCTCCATTGCGTAGAATTCACCCTCAATATTGAAAAGTAGCACGGGGACGAAATCCACTTCAACCAAGTGTTTCGTGCCGGGGGGTACTTCACTCACTTTCGCAACTTTATAGAATTCTGGCATTACGTTCCTTCCAAATTTCTTCGTGGGTATAAAACTTTAACTTCTCGGATTCTTTACGTTCAAGAATATCCTCCATATCCTCATAAAGTGGAGATTCTTTATCAAGATGGAAAATCCCGAGTTCTTGTGCGGCGAACTCCACCAATTCTTCACGCACTACCTTCCGAATGAGACTTTCTAACTGCTGAACACTAAGTGTGACTTTAGTTTCCGGTGTTGCTGTTACATTGTTCGTCATTGTGTTGCACCTCTTTATTCATCTTCCTCGCCGGGCCAACTTGTGATGCCATAAGCACCGGCTTTGAGAACCTTGAGAGCCAATAACGCACATTTGACACGAACAGGACCCAAGGGAATGCCGATCATATCCAAAATGTCATCTCGCGAGAGTTTTTTGACTTCCTCAAGGCTTTTGCCTTCAATCTCCTCAGTCAACATAGAGGCAGCCGCGAGACTAATCGTACAACCGTGACCAGAAAAACGCACCGCTGTAATCGTGTCGTCTTCAATAAGTAGGTCAATGCGAATCTGGTCACCACAAAGTGGATTGTCTTCTTCGTGCGAAATATCAGGATTCGGCAACGTCCCATAGTTGCTCGGATTTTCGTAGTGGTCAAGCAGCTCTTCCTGATATATGTTCATTTTCTTCTCCGAGTCATAAGTTTTTGTGTTCTACACAACCCTTCATATAAGCGATCCACGTCCTTGATTGTGTTGTAAAGATAAAAACTGGCACGGACGGTGGCGATAACGTCCAACCGCTTCATGAGGGGTTGTGCACAGTGGTGTCCTGCACGGATAGCAACACCGTGCGTATCTAAAATGCCAGCGATATCATGCGGATGGATGCCGTCCATATCAAAGGAGATAACGCCTGCTTTCTGATGCGGTGCAGAGGGTCCATAGAGCGTGATGCCTTCGATTTCTTGTAAGCGATTATGTGCGTATTTTAGGAGTTCTTGTTCGTGAACGTGAAGTGCTGCCAAATTTGCTTTTGTAATGTAGTCCACGGCGTGTCCAAGCCCTATCGCTTCGGCGATACTTGGGGTTCCCGCCTCAAATTTAGCAGGAAGTTCTGCATAACTCGATACGTCGCGTTCAACGCTCCGAATCATCGAACCACCGCCGAGGAACGGGGGCATATCTTCAAGGAGCTCTAATTTCCCGTATAACACGCCGATACCCGTCGGGCCACACATTTTATGTCCAGAGAACGCGAGGAAATCGCAGTCAAATTGTTGAACATCAACCGGAAAATGTGGTACCGATTGCGCTGCATCAACAACGACTTTTGCGCCAACAGCGTGCGCAGCTTCAATAACAGACTGGATCGGATTGATGGTCCCAAGTACATTAGAAACGTGCCCCATAGCGACAAGTTTCGTCTTTTCGGTGAGGACATCTTGGAGCTGCGTGAAATCAAGCAGCCCTTCATCGGTTATCTCAAGGAAACGGAGGACAGCACCCGTGCGCTGTGCAAGTAACTGCCACGGCACCAGATTGCTATGGTGTTCCATGACAGTGAGGACGATTTCATCGCCTTCTCGGATATTTTCAGTTCCCCAACTATAAGCGATGAGGTTAATAGATTCTGTTGTGTTTCGCGTGAAGATGATTTGGCGCGAGCGAGGCGCGTTAATCAGTTCTGCGACCTTCTCGCGTGCGCGTTCATATTGTTCTGTTGCCTCTTCTGAGATGCGATAGATACCGCGATGGATATTGGAACGATAGGTATCGTAATAGGCATCCATCGCCTCAACGACGGGACGTGGTGTCTGCGTTGACGCGGCATTATCAAGGAAAGCCAAAGGCGGTTCCGTTGCGAAGATCGGAAAATCTTTGCGGATGCTCTCCACATCAAGAGGACGAAAGTGCGCGGTGTGCATTATTATTTTACCCTCGCTGCTTGGAAATTTTTTGATAGTCGTTTTTAATTGCCGTAACAGCTTTCCCTTTTTGAACTGCTTCATAGTTCAGGTATCTGTCAAGACGCTCGGCACTTTTTTCACTGTCGATTTCGATCATGTCTAATTCGTATACCTTACGTTCCTTGTATTTTCCTTCTCCCGTTGCGTCAAAAAATCGCCATATCTGACCATCAGTGAGAATTGCGATTGGTACTCCTTCACCAAAAGCATATCCGAATAATTGTTCCTCTGCCCCTTCAAGATTGCCAACTTGTTTAACTTCAATAAAGACAAGAGGCTTTCCTGGTGGGTGACACAGCGCAAAGTCAACCCTCTGTCCCTCCACTGCATATTCAGGAATAATGATCTGAGGTGTGAATTTCGGCCATCCTAATGCCTCAAATAATCTTTGCACAATACTAAAAGAGATTGCAGCCTCGTTTGAAAACGCGCCTTGTTTTAACTGATTTCGTATATCATCAATGTGTTCCTTAAGTGTCACTTTAATACTATCTCTCTTTTCAACATTCTGTTGCACAACATGTTCCTGAAGAATCTGAACAATCTTAGGAGCAATTGGTCGCAGTTTTTCTTCTAATACGTCATCATCAATAGAAAGGAATATACCTTTGTCAACATCCAGTGGGAAAGCCTTATCTTGTTTTACGCCGTTTAGGGCATAGCGAACACGCACAAACGGGCTATATCTACGACCTTCCCGATAAGGTTCTTCCACACTCAAAAACTCAATTGAGTCAGTACTGGGGACACGCCCTTCCAAGTCTATAGTCTTGAATGTAAGTTCAAGTTTATTGACATTATCAACTATATGTTTCATGAAAGTACTCCTTGTTTATTGTGAGAAAGGCATATCAACAAAGACATCAAAACAGTTCACGACACAAGTTGCAGGAATAGTTCCATAGGCAAGAATTTCGGCATCTCGTAAGGCTCTGACTAATGTTTCCAACTCAAGGGACAAGTTAGGTGGACGAGGTGTCCCTTCACTTGATGGAGGCTGCTGCGAATGCTGCACCAAAAAATGTCCCATATTTCTTGGATTTACAACGCCTAACAGGAACTCTTGGGATCCGTCGTGCTGGTAAACGGGCCCAATAGTAGGTGGAGAAGGTAATGTTTGAGCAACTTCTTTAGCGGTATCCAACATCTTCGGGCCAGAAGGTAGTGGATCCTGAAACTCTATCTCATACACATAGGCTGGTTTGCTCGGTGTTGGAATCTCTGGACTACTTAATAGTGCATAGTCCCTAGCCACTGCATACGAGAGCGATAGCGAAATAAAAGGGCTGTTGTTAGTTCCTCTTGAAATATGCTGCATTAGACGGGTAGTTGTGGGTGCCATTTCCGGTGCTCTTGCTGTAAAACCAATCTCTGTCGGATTGTTGATGTGCCAGTAAGTATCAACACCCGCTCCCCGATAGAATATTGACATAAACCATCTTCAAGTGCATTCGCATTAGTAATGGCGAGGCATGAACGCCCCGCCTATAAAAGACCATTACCGGCTTGGGAAACCAATATTGACAGCAGAGGGACCATGGTCCTCACACGCCTGATCGGTTGGAACATCGGTTTCAGCATCGCTGGATTTGACAATCCCTTCCGAAACCAAGTAGTGTTCCACTTCATCGCCGCTGACATCAGCAAGTATTCTGTCGTCGATCTGGACGCACGGCTGATACGGCTGCCGCGTCTTCTGAACCATTTCACGATAGTTGTCTGCGTTGTTAATAATGTCTCTATCTTCATATTCCAAACCGTATTTGGCAAAGATAGCACGGACACCATTGCTCCACCCACAGACAGGCTTCATATAAGCGATAATCTTAGGTTGACTCATTTGAGTTGCTCCTTTTTTTATTCGTTATCGGTTATCGGTTAAAGAAAGTACCACCGATGTAAAAGATTCTCTTAACCGACAACCAGTAACTGACGACTGACAACTATTATTCAAGTTTACGCGTAACGGATGTACTCAGTTCTTCACGAACTGATTCCAACGGGATACGTTCCATGACGGGTTCAAAAAATCCGTCAACAATCAATTTTTCTGCTTGTGCGTAAGGCACACCACGACTCATTAGGTAAAAAACCTGCTCAGGATCAATCTTCCCAGCCGTTGCACCATGTGTACAACGCACTTCATGCGCCTGAATCTCTAATCCGGGCAAAGTATCAGCATGTGCACGTTCACTGAGCAGCAGATTATCGTTCTTCTGATACGCATCGGTATGGTTTGCCGATGGATAGACGTAAATGTTCCCGCCCCATGCGGTTTGTGCTCTATCTTTAAGGACGGTTCGATACAGTAGATCACTGGAGGTATGGGCTGAAACGTGTTCCTGTGCGGTGCTAACATCTAAGTGCTGGCGTGCATCCGTAAAAGCCAATCCCAACATTTGGGCGGTACACCCAGTCCCTTCCAAAACAACGGCTTGGTTCATTTTGCTCAACCTACCCCCGAAAGTGGCAGTCACCCAACAGAGATGTGCGTCTCTGGCAACCATAGCGCGGTGCGAAGCGAAACTCCAAACCTGCCGATTCCAACGTTGAACCTGCACGTAAGTTACATTCGCATTCTGTTCCGCAAAAATTTCAACTGCGCCACTATGTAAGCCATCAGTATCTGGATTGACAGATGAATTATCCTCTAAAATCACAACCTGACTCCCCTCTTCAGCAACGATGAGGGTATGGGACAAGTCAGCCTGCGCCGCTTCGGACATCTTGATATAAACCCGCAAGGGTACTTCAATTTTTGTGCCTTTAGGAACATGTAGCAGATAACCGCCTTGCCAAAATGCACCATGGAGTGCATCAAATTTATTATGTTGGGCAATATTTCCACTTTTTAATGTTGTCTCCAAGGTCACTGCCTTATTCATGAAGTAGCTGCGGAGGAGTTCTGGCTGTTCTTGAAGTGCAGTATGGAGATGCGCGAAGTATATTCCTTTTTCTTTCAGTTCTGCAGTTTCAGAGGCGTGTTGAAGTTGCCCATCAACTTGCACGAGTACACCGGCGGTTTCCTCATCGTTGTCGTCCAAAACTTCAGCGGATAGCCCACCGTTCGTTGGAACACTGGGTTGATATTTTTCGAGTGCGAAGCCGCGAAGATGTCGCCGAGTGCGCCGCCAATAATCTTGCGTGCGCATATCAACAGTGCGTCGCCATTCATCATCTTTGGTCGTATGCGGCATCGGTAGAGATTCGTAATGTGCGTAAGCCTCTAAACGTTTCTCACGCATCCACTTCGGTTCATCTGCTGCTATTTTTTGAAGAAATTCTTTTGAAAAGTCGCCTTTTTGCAATTTTTTTGATCCTTATTAATAGCCATCCGCTGTCGGCTGTCAGCCGTCAGTCTTAAGAGGTCTTCGTTTAAGAATACCCTCTTCCTGCTGAAAGCCGATAGCCGACTGCCGATTGCCACTTAACCCACTGAACCTTCCATCTGAAGTTGGATAAGACGGTTCATTTCAACGGCATATTCCATCGGAAGTTCCTTGACAAGCGGTTCAATAAACCCATTGACGATCATTGTGGAAGCTTCCTCTTCCGAAAGCCCGCGGCTCATCAGATAGAAGAGTTGCTCTTCTCCGATTTTGCTGACACGTGCCTCGTGCTCAATATTCGTATCGTTCTCTCCAATCTCAATAACGGGATAGGTGTCTGACCGAGAATCCTTGTCAAGAATGAGCGCATCACAAACGACGTGCGATTTGCACCCTTTCGCTCCCTTTGCGACATCAACCCATCCGCGATAACTGGAGCGACCTCCATCTTTACTGATACTCTTTGAGGTTATCTGCGAAGTAGTGTGTGGTGCGCAATGGTAGACTTTTGCTCCTGCGTCTTGATGTTGTCCCTTGCTGGCGAACGCAATAGAGAGAATATCGCCGCGCGCACCGGGTTCCATCATATAGACACTCGGATACTTCATGGTTAACTTACTGCCGAGGTTACCATCAACCCACTCCATCTGTGCGTCTTCGTAAGCAAATGCCCGCTTTGTGACCAGATTATATACATTGTTCGCCCAGTTCTGGATGGTCGTATAGCGGACTCGCGAACCTTTCATGCAAACAATCTCAACGACCGCACTGTGTA
Coding sequences within it:
- a CDS encoding Gfo/Idh/MocA family oxidoreductase, with the protein product MANQLKVGIVGAHRGSSYVAPFKAIAETDLTAVCDINEETLQSASERFDIPQQFTDYTAMLDAVDLVVLATPENLHVPQSIEALEAGKHVISEVTAAVNLEECYDLVRAVRKASAKYTMAENTCYSKPNVLIRSMVEAGMFGDVYFGEGEYLHNIKSLHHDAEGNPTWRYYWQVGINRCNYATHSLGPVLQWFGSRVASVCCLGTGTNTDPEHAMEDTVMMLCKTDCGGLIKIRIDMLSNRPANSYFSLQGTKGCYEGSRGLGAAPKLWLSEFGVTEQWRPLSQFEDLLPERWKNPPAEAENAGDLGEYFKVRDFVDSILTDTNPPLDVYTAMDFTVPGLVSEQSIANGGAPMEVPDFREIE
- a CDS encoding Uma2 family endonuclease codes for the protein MASLPAQTLFTPEEYITQERKALHKSEYLNGQIFAMSGASRVHSLITGDISNTLYNQLVGSDCEVHSSDMRVQPSPVAYFYPDVVVACGEPRFEDDVYDTLLNSIVIVEVLSPSTAAYDRGEKFEHYQQLTSLQDYILVSQYRFCVEHYRRQDQHWKRTEFCAPEDVMSLISIGCKISLRDIYTRVAVADQEEDTRDR
- a CDS encoding rhodanese-like domain-containing protein, which encodes MQTTPSLPEISPQELKQRLDANESVLLLDVREQSEYDIVHLEGARLIPLNTLPNHIDSLPQDQEIVVYCHHGQRSLYAVAYLQQNGLTDAKNLIGGIDQWAAEIDPTLPRY
- a CDS encoding DUF971 domain-containing protein — protein: MTIVEKSPKLLKKHDTAFQIEWKDGHVSWYPYTYLRQMCPCAECAIIRHKGRDVHSLFAPQGDGDVTLIEVSDDIQPLDVQLVGRYALQFSWNDGHATGIYPFEVLRETCPCPECAPLPLIQTEEEN
- a CDS encoding type II toxin-antitoxin system PemK/MazF family toxin, with translation MVGLTNVPLRGDVVWIDFNPQAGHEQAGRRPAVVLTTKDFNDKTSLVVLCPITRSSTRQQRNPFAIAIPEGLEVNGFILPDQIRTMDWRARNAEYICSLHTETVDAVLQRISVLLKIL
- a CDS encoding metal-sulfur cluster assembly factor; amino-acid sequence: MVTEESVLESIKEIIDPEIGINIVDMGLIYGVDINDTTVDITMTLTSPGCPAGGQIVNGTQHVTQQLDGVDEVNVNVVWNPRWTPEMMTEDARDELGIF
- a CDS encoding non-heme iron oxygenase ferredoxin subunit codes for the protein MPEFYKVAKVSEVPPGTKHLVEVDFVPVLLFNIEGEFYAMEDVCTHDGGPLAEGFLNGGEIECPRHGARFCVKTGEPLCMPAVEAIECYTVKIEDDDILISVD
- a CDS encoding SUF system NifU family Fe-S cluster assembly protein gives rise to the protein MNIYQEELLDHYENPSNYGTLPNPDISHEEDNPLCGDQIRIDLLIEDDTITAVRFSGHGCTISLAAASMLTEEIEGKSLEEVKKLSRDDILDMIGIPLGPVRVKCALLALKVLKAGAYGITSWPGEEDE
- a CDS encoding cysteine desulfurase; the encoded protein is MHTAHFRPLDVESIRKDFPIFATEPPLAFLDNAASTQTPRPVVEAMDAYYDTYRSNIHRGIYRISEEATEQYERAREKVAELINAPRSRQIIFTRNTTESINLIAYSWGTENIREGDEIVLTVMEHHSNLVPWQLLAQRTGAVLRFLEITDEGLLDFTQLQDVLTEKTKLVAMGHVSNVLGTINPIQSVIEAAHAVGAKVVVDAAQSVPHFPVDVQQFDCDFLAFSGHKMCGPTGIGVLYGKLELLEDMPPFLGGGSMIRSVERDVSSYAELPAKFEAGTPSIAEAIGLGHAVDYITKANLAALHVHEQELLKYAHNRLQEIEGITLYGPSAPHQKAGVISFDMDGIHPHDIAGILDTHGVAIRAGHHCAQPLMKRLDVIATVRASFYLYNTIKDVDRLYEGLCRTQKLMTRRRK
- a CDS encoding type I restriction endonuclease codes for the protein MKHIVDNVNKLELTFKTIDLEGRVPSTDSIEFLSVEEPYREGRRYSPFVRVRYALNGVKQDKAFPLDVDKGIFLSIDDDVLEEKLRPIAPKIVQILQEHVVQQNVEKRDSIKVTLKEHIDDIRNQLKQGAFSNEAAISFSIVQRLFEALGWPKFTPQIIIPEYAVEGQRVDFALCHPPGKPLVFIEVKQVGNLEGAEEQLFGYAFGEGVPIAILTDGQIWRFFDATGEGKYKERKVYELDMIEIDSEKSAERLDRYLNYEAVQKGKAVTAIKNDYQKISKQRG
- a CDS encoding glutaredoxin, which translates into the protein MSQPKIIAYMKPVCGWSNGVRAIFAKYGLEYEDRDIINNADNYREMVQKTRQPYQPCVQIDDRILADVSGDEVEHYLVSEGIVKSSDAETDVPTDQACEDHGPSAVNIGFPSR
- the sufD gene encoding Fe-S cluster assembly protein SufD, with product MQKGDFSKEFLQKIAADEPKWMREKRLEAYAHYESLPMPHTTKDDEWRRTVDMRTQDYWRRTRRHLRGFALEKYQPSVPTNGGLSAEVLDDNDEETAGVLVQVDGQLQHASETAELKEKGIYFAHLHTALQEQPELLRSYFMNKAVTLETTLKSGNIAQHNKFDALHGAFWQGGYLLHVPKGTKIEVPLRVYIKMSEAAQADLSHTLIVAEEGSQVVILEDNSSVNPDTDGLHSGAVEIFAEQNANVTYVQVQRWNRQVWSFASHRAMVARDAHLCWVTATFGGRLSKMNQAVVLEGTGCTAQMLGLAFTDARQHLDVSTAQEHVSAHTSSDLLYRTVLKDRAQTAWGGNIYVYPSANHTDAYQKNDNLLLSERAHADTLPGLEIQAHEVRCTHGATAGKIDPEQVFYLMSRGVPYAQAEKLIVDGFFEPVMERIPLESVREELSTSVTRKLE